TACGGATTGATCGCCTTCGCCTCCTCGTTCGATCACATTGGCCCACTGACGAAGACCGTAAAAGATGCGGCAATCATGTTACGGACAATCGCCGGACGCGATCCACTGGATTCCACTTCGGCGGATGTGCCTGTCGCTGATTACGCCGGCGAGATTGGCCGCGACATCAAGGGCCTGCGCCTCGGGATCCCCAAAGAGTATTTCGGTGACGGACTCGATGACGATGTGCGCGCTCGCGTGGAGGCCTCCATCGGTCAATTGCGTGCCGCCGGAGCTAGCGTTGTCCAAATTTCGCTACCTGCCACCAGGTACGCCATTCCTGCCTACTACGTTGTCGCCACCGCCGAAGCCTCCTCGAATCTGGCTCGCTTCGACGGCGTGCGCTACGGCCATCGCGCCCAAGGGGCGGGCACTCTTAGCGAGATGTATCGTCGTACGCGCGGGGAAGGTTTCGGCGTTGAGGTCAAGCGGCGCATTATGCTCGGCACGTACGTACTGAGCGCCGGCTACTACGGCGCATACTACGTAAAAGCGCAAAAGGTCCGGACGCTGCTGGCACGCGAATTCGAGCAGGCCTTTGCCAACGTCGATGCTATCGTCACGCCCACGACGCCCACCCCTGCTTTCAAACTCGGCGAGAAAACGGATGATCCTCTGGCGATGTACCTGGCCGATATCTTCACGGTCACAGCGAACCTCGTCGGTATTCCCGCGATTTCGGTACCCTGTGGTTCCACGCGCGACAATCTACCCGTCGGCATCCAGATTCTTGGCAAGCACTTCGACGAGAGCACGGTACTGCGGATCGCACACGTAGTCGAACACGGGATGGCCGCCTCGGGTCGCCCCGCGCACACTCGCAAACAATAAAGCCCGCCCGTGTCTCACCGAGAGCTTTTGTACCTGCTGTTTGTTCCCGACGCGTAAAACTTGCCTGCCCGTTTTCCAAGCTGCTCGCAGAGTGTTCTGCTAAATCCAGAAATCACAGGTGCTTAACGTCCTATGTACTTCGGCCCTGCGCTTGCAGGCATATGCGTGGGCTTGCAAAGCCACTCTGTTCGCAAACAGTTTTTCGTTTTGCAGAACAGCAAAGCAGAACCACTGTGTCCTGAGCTAATTGTTCTTTGAAATCTTAATAACGCAGAAAAAGATGTTTGATGAACTACTCAGCCCGCATCTTTTCGATTGGCGTGTAGTAGCGTTCGCCGGCGCAGCCGCGGCACAAAACCTGGGTGTTGCGACGCACTTCGCGCTTAAAGGCGATGCCTTCGCCGCACAGGTCGCAGGCGATTCGTTCGCCCTTGTAGCCGGGCATTTCTTCGGGTGGAAGAGCTACGCGAACCCACTGCACGTCGAAGAGGTCGGCGTCACTGAGTTCGCGATACGCAAGCATCTGTTGCTGGTTCTTGCTGTCGAGTTCCGGGTGCAACGCGCGGGCGAGTTCCTTCGAGTTTTCGCGCGCGCTGACTCGTACCGCGCGGTCATTGGCGGCATCGATGAACGTCGCTGCCATCTTGCCCCAGTCGCGGAACTTCAGTGCGCGTTTGCCCAGGCGGCATCCGGTCACGACTCCAATTGCGTCTGTGGCGCAGCGGTCGATTTCCACGTATGTAACGGTTCGCTTACGATCGCGGCCGCGTGGGTCATCAATGCCGAGCAGGCGAAGCCCGAGCAGCGCCATTCGCACGCCGAGTACTTGTCCTGCGCAAAGATGTCCATGGGCGATTTCTGCGTCGTGCAAGTACTCGTCGAAGGTCTTCAAGATCAGTCCTCATCTTCTGTGGAACCGGGTGCCACGTCGGCCGAGTGTCCGCGCACAGTGAACGTGACCTTCTCACCGCGTACAGGGCTGAAGGTAACACGCACGGGTTGTTTCTCCCACTGAGGCACGGCACATTCCGCGTCCGGCATTTCGCGCTGGCTGGAGGCCCCGAGATCGCGTTTTAACACCGTCTTCTTCCGCCCGAGTTGAGCGACGATTGCGTAGAGTTTCTCCGAGTTCTCGGAGATGCCGCAATAGGCGACATAGTCGCGAAACCAGGCGGCCTCAGAGTAGAAGGGGTCGAACTCGGGCAAATTGATCTGCGTGATGCGTGCCGTTTCGCGGTCCACCATCAGCCATCCGCCTCGCTGCCACAGCCACTTGGGCATCTTGCGCTGACCCACGGGGGCCTCTTCCACAGGCAGGTTGTCATTCACGCGGAATGCACGGCGAATTACGAAAAGGCGCTCCGTCACATCGTGCGGCTCGCCGGTTGTGAACTCTTTGATGCGTCCGTTCACCATGAGCGGGCGCACCTTGATGTCTAGCGTCTTATCTTCCGTGGGGCCGATAAACAGCTTCACGGGCATCCACTTGCCCAAGCTCACGGTGCGGGGCTTGGCAGCCGACATCAATGCTGTATTGGTGAACAACAATATGAATAGAAAAAAGAGAGCGGCCGATTTGCGCATATGCGCAAGCGTATCGCCAGCGGGGCTGGTCGGCAAGTGCAGGCTCACAATGTCGATAGGTCCACACGTCCGCAGGCGTGCGATCGGCTTCTGGTACGGTTCTTCACAGAGGTTCTTGGCAGACGTTTTTCGCAGGCAAGGTCAGTCGGCCAGGATTTTCGAAGTGCAACTCTCATGCAACCTATCGGGCTACATGTCCCTCCCAGACTCTAATGGCTGACAATTTCTCGCGTAAACGCGCTCCGCTGATTTTGGTGGTGGACGACAACCAGGAAAACACGGTGCTGATGCGAGAGTTGTTGCAGACCCGTGGCTATGACGTGGTAACTGCGTCGAGTGCCGCTGAGGGCGAGCAGCAGATGCAGGCGTGTCCTCCCGATATTGTTCTGCTCGACGTCATCATGCCCGTGAAGACCGGATACGAACTCTGCCGCGAGTGGAAAGACGATCCCGCTACCCGGTTGATCCCGGTCGTAATGATTACCGGCCTCACCGATCGCGAAGACAAAATTCGAGGCATTGAGGCTGGTGCCGATGACTTCCTGAACAAACCGATTTTCCCCGAAGAGCTTTTCGCCCGGGTCAGGTCGCTGCTCAAACTAAAAGACTTCACCGACGAGTTGGAAAATGCCGAAGCCGTGCTCTGCACGCTGGGCCTTAGCGTGGAGTCACGCGACCCCTATACGGAAGGTCATTGCGAGCGGTTAG
Above is a window of Clostridia bacterium DNA encoding:
- the gatA gene encoding Asp-tRNA(Asn)/Glu-tRNA(Gln) amidotransferase subunit GatA, whose protein sequence is KAAEIDRIADRGDELPPLAGVPIAVKDVMMTRGIRTTAGSKILKNFIAPYDCAAVARLEAAGALVLGKLNCDEFAMGSSNENSGFHPVRNPRDLSRVPGGSSGGSAASVAAGMTVAALGSDTGGSIRQPASFCGVVGLKPTYGRVSRYGLIAFASSFDHIGPLTKTVKDAAIMLRTIAGRDPLDSTSADVPVADYAGEIGRDIKGLRLGIPKEYFGDGLDDDVRARVEASIGQLRAAGASVVQISLPATRYAIPAYYVVATAEASSNLARFDGVRYGHRAQGAGTLSEMYRRTRGEGFGVEVKRRIMLGTYVLSAGYYGAYYVKAQKVRTLLAREFEQAFANVDAIVTPTTPTPAFKLGEKTDDPLAMYLADIFTVTANLVGIPAISVPCGSTRDNLPVGIQILGKHFDESTVLRIAHVVEHGMAASGRPAHTRKQ
- a CDS encoding FmdE family protein, which translates into the protein MKTFDEYLHDAEIAHGHLCAGQVLGVRMALLGLRLLGIDDPRGRDRKRTVTYVEIDRCATDAIGVVTGCRLGKRALKFRDWGKMAATFIDAANDRAVRVSARENSKELARALHPELDSKNQQQMLAYRELSDADLFDVQWVRVALPPEEMPGYKGERIACDLCGEGIAFKREVRRNTQVLCRGCAGERYYTPIEKMRAE
- a CDS encoding HD domain-containing phosphohydrolase — protein: MADNFSRKRAPLILVVDDNQENTVLMRELLQTRGYDVVTASSAAEGEQQMQACPPDIVLLDVIMPVKTGYELCREWKDDPATRLIPVVMITGLTDREDKIRGIEAGADDFLNKPIFPEELFARVRSLLKLKDFTDELENAEAVLCTLGLSVESRDPYTEGHCERLARSASDLGVHLGLDRDAQVALKRGGFLHDLGKIAIPDEILKKGTNLTADEWRTMKQHPIIGENICKPLRSLRIVLPIIRHHHEHWDGSGYPDQLTGESIPLLARILQIVDVYDALRTARPYKPARTHEDSREVMFQEARLGLWDRHLVTEFFAMLENNRQAA